Proteins from a single region of Psilocybe cubensis strain MGC-MH-2018 chromosome 3, whole genome shotgun sequence:
- a CDS encoding CTD kinase subunit beta, translating to MPTSSSKYYHPYFSPAEIHHLSEKQRGKQTATQEEKVRQNACTFLETIGARIGFPRRTIATAEVLYHRFNLFFPRKDFQYHDVALAALYVSTKENDTLKKPRELLAASYSIRYPDRAAKSKNPNGEIDLDTMDPALVEGDRQKLLAIERLILETICFNFTARMAFPYVIKIGKERRADKKLIKLAWRIAIDSYRTLLPLSYPPHTLAIGSLYVAALLLSFEQPQVPEYDEQGKLSPAVLVQQFSTPSTWMDVYRVELGDVDDFAHTMLDLFIQFSQNPSANTSPSTPSSPSPNLPGRDRHNLQTLQPQSPYKSDQLIRMKIALREHEDALRGHRRDQRPLSSDPSALYTNEKIGQNDGTVRFLFFPPDKGNVA from the exons ATGCCGACATCATCGTCTAAGTACTACCATCCTTATTTCTCCCCAGCCGAAATCCACCATCTGTCCGAGAAGCAGCGCGGAAAGCAGACAGCTACACAGGAAGAAAAGGTCAGACAAAACGCTTGTACCTTTCTCGAAACCATTGGAGCTCGGATTGGATT CCCTAGGCGCACCATAGCCACGGCAGAAGTTTTAtaccatcgattcaatcttttcttcCCAAGAAAAGATTTCCAGTACCAT GACGTAGCCTTGGCTGCCCTCTACGTATCAACAAAGGAAAATGATACTCTCAAGAAACCTCGCGAATTACTTGCCGCTTCATACTCAATTCGATATCCCGACCGTGCTGCAAAATCTAAAAATCCTAATGGAGAGATAGACCTTGACACAATGGACCCTGCA TTAGTAGAGGGTGATCGACAGAAATTATTGGCAATAGAGCGCTTGATCTTGGAAACTATTTGCTTCAACTTCACCGCACGTATGGCTTTTCCATATGTAATTAAAATTGGAAAGGAACGTCGGG CGGATAAAAAGTTAATAAAACTTGCATGGCGAATAGCCATCGACAG TTACAGAACACTCTTGCCTCTTTCATACCCGCCACACACTCTGGCAATAGGAAGCCTATACGTTGCAGCTCTACTATTATCTTTTGAACAGCCTCAAGTACCGGAGTACGATGAACAGGGAAAGTTGTCTCCAGCCGTACTTGTGCAGCAATTTAGTACGCCGTCGACATGGATGGATGTGTATCGTGTAGAACTGGGCGACGTTGATG ATTTTGCACATACCATGCTGGACCTCTTCATACAGTTTTCTCAAAATCCCTCTGCCAATACCTCGCCCAGTactccttcctctccttcgCCCAATCTTCCAGGACGGGATCGACACAACTTGCAAACACTTCAACCACAATCGCCGTACAAGTCTGACCAATTGATCCGCATGAAGATTGCCCTTCGCGAACATGAAGATGCTTTACGCGGTCATCGACGAGACCAGAGGCCGCTGAGTTCTGATCCAAGTGCTCTATACACCAATGAGAAGATTGGTCAGAATGATGGAACTGTtcgctttctcttcttccctCCAGACAAGGGTAATGTagcttga
- a CDS encoding U2 small nuclear ribonucleoprotein B'', with protein sequence MAELAPAPTSSAPMEGIISADRPETVSQSTPAVEEYSCETLYIQNLNEKIKPEVMKASLRGLFKVYGEVLDVVAHKNLRMRGQAFVSFASPEIAKNAMKDVQRFPLYSKPMQISFARTRSDAVVKKLDTEHFDEHKARREEHKKKTRYTNPLKSKFRAKRLAAEVDGGAAAPAPKRPNVQMPDEYLPPNKILFLQNLPESVTKDQLMALFSQYPNLHEVRLIPTKRDIAFVEFLDEGSAGVAKDALHNYKLDGENKIKITFARK encoded by the exons atGGCAGAGCTTGCTCCTGCTCCAACTTCGTCTGCTCCCATGGAGGGTATTATCTCGGCAGATAGGCCAGAGACAGTCTCTCAATCAACTCCCGCTGTCGAAGAATATTCATGCGAAACCCTCTATATACAGAACTTGAACGAGAAGATCAAACCTGAAG TTATGAAAGCTTCTCTACGTGGCTTATTCAAGGTCTATGGAGAGGTTTTGGATGTTGTAGCACACAAGAATCTAAGAATGCGTGGTCAAGCATTCGTATCCTTCGCGTCTCCCGAGATCGCTAAGAACGCGATGAAAGACGTACAACGTTTCCCCTTGTATTCAAAACCGATG CAAATATCGTTCGCCCGAACACGGTCCGACGCGGTGGTCAAGAAGTTGGATACAGAGCATTTCGACGAGCATAAAGCGCGGAGGGAGGAACATAAAA AGAAGACACGGTATACGAATCCCCTTAAGTCCAAGTTTAGAGCCAAACGACTAGCTGCAGAAG TGGACGGAGGTGCTGCAGCTCCTGCTCCCAAACGGCCGAACGTCCAAATGCCAGACGAATACTTACCACCAAACAAAATTCTTTTCCTTCAAAATCTACCAGAATCGGTCACCAAAGACCAGCTAATGGCCCTTTTTTCTCA ATATCCAAATCTCCACGAAGTTCGTCTTATTCCAACAAAAAGAGACATCGCTTTCGTGGAATTTTTGGACGAGGGAAGTGCAGGAGTAGCCAAAGATGCCCTGCACAATTACAAGTTGGATGGAGAGAACAAGATCAAG ATTACCTTTGCGAGGAAGTAG